One stretch of Brevibacillus laterosporus DNA includes these proteins:
- the dnaN gene encoding DNA polymerase III subunit beta, with product MKITVQREKLSTAVSHVAKAVSTRTTIPILTGIKLKADHEGLTLTGSDSDISIEVHVPLEEGENWGVTVHESGSIVLPSRIFSEIVRKLPANEIEISVDDRLLTLIRSGQAEFTINGLNANEYPQLPQLEEDKVFSIPSDLLKTMIRQTSFAVATSEMRPILTGIMWTLEEGLLKFVATDSHRFASRNAKVECSESLRFYNIVVPGKSCNELVKIIDDDQNLVDIVVADNQILVKSNHILFYSRLLEGTYPDTNRIIPQGCKTEIVLSTKEFLQSIERASLLSREGKTNVVKLITLPDGNVEISSNAPEIGKVTETIQPKQCNGEELKISFNAKFMIDALRSIDSSEIVTNFTGAMSPFIIRPTDHDWSLHLILPVRTY from the coding sequence ATGAAAATCACAGTTCAACGCGAGAAACTATCAACTGCTGTTTCACATGTTGCTAAAGCTGTATCAACCAGAACGACCATTCCAATTTTGACAGGTATTAAGTTAAAAGCAGATCATGAAGGTTTAACATTAACCGGTAGCGATTCAGATATTTCCATTGAGGTACATGTTCCATTGGAAGAGGGAGAAAATTGGGGAGTTACTGTACATGAATCAGGTAGTATAGTGCTACCATCACGTATTTTTAGTGAGATTGTACGAAAATTACCTGCTAATGAAATTGAAATTAGCGTAGATGATCGATTACTTACGTTAATTCGTTCAGGCCAAGCCGAGTTTACGATTAATGGTTTGAATGCCAATGAATATCCGCAATTACCTCAGCTAGAAGAGGATAAGGTTTTCAGTATCCCAAGTGATTTATTAAAAACAATGATTCGTCAAACATCTTTTGCAGTTGCTACTTCTGAAATGCGTCCTATTTTAACAGGGATTATGTGGACGTTAGAAGAGGGATTACTTAAATTTGTAGCAACAGATAGCCATCGTTTTGCTTCTCGTAATGCGAAAGTAGAATGCTCTGAATCCCTGCGATTCTATAATATTGTTGTACCAGGTAAAAGTTGCAATGAATTGGTAAAGATTATAGATGATGATCAAAATTTGGTTGATATCGTTGTGGCCGATAATCAGATTTTAGTAAAATCAAACCATATCTTGTTCTACTCCCGTCTTTTAGAGGGAACGTATCCAGATACCAATCGCATCATTCCACAAGGCTGTAAGACGGAGATTGTTTTATCTACAAAAGAATTTTTGCAATCCATTGAACGTGCTTCTCTATTAAGCCGCGAAGGTAAAACCAATGTGGTAAAATTGATAACACTACCGGATGGAAATGTAGAGATTTCATCAAATGCACCAGAAATTGGTAAGGTAACAGAAACCATTCAGCCAAAACAGTGCAACGGAGAGGAACTAAAAATCTCTTTTAATGCAAAATTTATGATTGACGCGCTTCGTTCTATTGACAGTTCTGAGATCGTAACTAACTTTACTGGAGCGATGAGCCCATTTATTATTCGCCCAACTGATCATGATTGGAGTTTACATCTAATCTTGCCAGTTCGTACGTACTAA
- the yaaA gene encoding S4 domain-containing protein YaaA → MVDKVHISTEYITLGQFLKLSSVIDTGGMAKPFLAEVPITVNGEKENRRGRKLYPEDVVVIEGYGSYQVAVR, encoded by the coding sequence ATGGTAGATAAAGTTCATATTTCTACAGAATATATTACGCTTGGACAGTTTTTAAAACTAAGTTCAGTGATTGATACAGGTGGAATGGCCAAGCCGTTTCTGGCTGAAGTACCGATTACAGTAAACGGAGAGAAAGAAAACCGCCGAGGTCGTAAGCTATATCCAGAGGATGTAGTTGTTATTGAAGGGTACGGTTCTTATCAAGTGGCTGTACGCTGA
- the recF gene encoding DNA replication/repair protein RecF yields MFLRNLFLAHYRNYRELSLDFTGPINLFVGNNAQGKTNALESIYVLALAKSHRTSKDKELINWNADYATIRSEVNRRYGSVRLEMQLTNKGKKAKINGLEQKKLSNYIGSLNVVLFAPEDLAIVKGAPAQRRRFLDMEIGQVSPTYIYHLSNYNKVLAQRNQLLKDLAMKKSSQVDLMAIWNTQLADLTVKLLKKRFEFITKLEQWAQEIHAGITNGKEKLSLHYVNSSPVTKGMKEEEALQTLLAAYEEIFEREKMRGSTLIGPHRDDFSLLVNEMDVQSFGSQGQQRTTALSLKLAEIELIKQEVGEYPILLLDDVLSELDEHRQTLLLETIQDKIQTFVTTTGVEGLKHQVLQQATRFNVQEGTISKEG; encoded by the coding sequence TTGTTCTTACGTAATCTGTTTTTGGCTCACTATCGAAATTACAGAGAGCTTTCACTGGATTTTACAGGACCGATTAATTTGTTTGTTGGGAATAATGCACAGGGCAAGACCAATGCATTAGAATCCATCTATGTACTTGCTCTAGCCAAATCCCATCGAACTTCCAAAGATAAAGAATTAATTAATTGGAATGCAGATTATGCGACCATCCGTAGTGAAGTCAATCGACGCTACGGATCTGTTCGTTTAGAGATGCAGTTGACCAATAAAGGTAAAAAGGCTAAAATTAATGGTTTAGAGCAGAAAAAATTGAGCAACTATATCGGTTCTTTAAATGTTGTTCTATTTGCGCCAGAAGATTTAGCAATTGTAAAGGGAGCTCCAGCTCAACGACGGCGTTTTTTAGACATGGAAATTGGTCAGGTTTCTCCAACTTATATCTATCACTTAAGCAATTATAATAAAGTGTTAGCGCAGAGAAACCAGCTATTAAAAGATCTAGCCATGAAAAAAAGTAGCCAGGTCGATCTTATGGCAATTTGGAATACACAATTGGCTGATTTAACGGTAAAATTACTAAAGAAGCGTTTTGAGTTTATCACCAAATTGGAGCAGTGGGCCCAAGAAATTCATGCTGGAATCACGAATGGTAAAGAGAAGCTGAGCTTGCACTATGTAAATAGCTCGCCAGTTACCAAGGGGATGAAAGAGGAAGAAGCTCTGCAAACGTTACTAGCTGCTTATGAAGAGATTTTTGAACGGGAAAAAATGAGAGGTAGTACGCTAATTGGACCTCATCGTGATGATTTCTCCCTTTTGGTAAACGAGATGGATGTACAATCATTTGGATCACAAGGACAGCAACGAACAACAGCTCTATCTTTGAAATTAGCGGAAATTGAGCTGATTAAGCAAGAAGTAGGGGAATATCCGATTCTTTTGCTTGACGATGTCTTGTCTGAACTGGATGAACATAGACAAACATTATTACTTGAAACGATACAAGATAAAATTCAAACGTTTGTAACGACTACAGGTGTGGAAGGATTAAAGCATCAGGTCTTACAGCAAGCAACTCGCTTTAATGTGCAAGAGGGGACCATTTCCAAAGAAGGGTAA
- a CDS encoding DUF370 domain-containing protein produces MFLHVGGDTVVSMKEVISIIDHQTVKSSKISLTFMGDQKKEKRLIDQQSEDIKSYVITDRAIYCSPISSLTLKKRAQFLQHSELFPPVQTDSKELTE; encoded by the coding sequence ATGTTTCTGCACGTGGGAGGAGACACGGTTGTTAGTATGAAAGAGGTTATCTCAATCATCGATCATCAAACGGTCAAAAGCTCAAAGATATCCCTAACTTTTATGGGAGATCAGAAGAAAGAGAAACGCCTGATTGATCAGCAGTCGGAAGATATTAAATCCTACGTTATTACGGATCGTGCCATTTACTGTTCACCCATTTCTTCGCTTACCTTGAAAAAACGTGCGCAGTTTTTACAGCACAGTGAGCTGTTTCCCCCTGTACAAACTGATAGTAAGGAGTTGACAGAGTAG